From the Nitrospirota bacterium genome, the window GCCTCCGCCTCCTCAACCGCCTTTTGTCTCAGCCCTTTCGCCTCTTCAATCTTTGCGGCCAGCTCCTCAATCCGTGCCACAATGTACTTTTGTTCGGAGAGAGGGGGAAGGGGAATTTTTATCTCTAAGAACCGTTCTGGACGAATTCGGTTCTTTCCACTGGTCCCACGAGATTTTTCATCACACCTTTCCCAAAAGTCCTTTCTTTTGCTCAACCAGTGGATCCATCGAGGCTCCAGTTTATCTCTAAGCGGCGCAAACGTGGGAAACTCACCTGAACCATAGCAACCGGAAAGTTGCTCAGAGACAACCGCAATACTGCCGCTCCTTGCCCATATCTTGTTAACAATAATATCATCTGCCTCTACTTTGGAAAGTGTCTTATATTTTGTTTGGCCTCCGTCAATTGCTTCACGCTCATAGGCACCTTCGCCCCATAGCTTCACACCTATTTGACGATATTCAATGCCTGCAATAAGCACTTCCGGGCGTTCAACAGGTAGAGCAACCTCTCCCAGCGGCACCATCGGCCACGGCTTACTCATAACTTAGCCTCAAAAATATTTCTTTTTAAATTCTGGAGATATTCTACCAGTTCATGCACATTTGTTGACGGATTATCTGTGCCATTATTTTTATGAAATGATTCCAATTTCTTTGCATTTATAATAGCAGAACCCACTTTGTCACTGAGCTTTGCACAGATACTTCTACTACCCTTTTGATAGCCAGGGATATGCCGCTTTACTTCCGATACTACCAACTCACAATTGGAGGCACCCCCCGCTGTACTGAAAGAACGGGTTGTGTAAACGTAGTGAATAAGTAACCATATTTCAAAGCAGGGGACAGAGGTTATAGCATTAAGAACTGCATCGTTTTTAAGAGGAGTAGACCTGATTTTATCGAGTGCGGCAGCGTACGTGGTGTGCTTGTCCCTGTCAAATACACAGTAGACACGATCATAGTGTGGATATTTATTGAATTCTTTAAGAGCACAATTAACAACGCTAAGCGGATCAGACCCCTTTGTATTGTCAGCGATTATAATATTCGCATTACTTAACCGCAGATATTCACGAAGACCTGAAAAATAGTAGGGTTCGGTCTTTGCCCCTTCACATACAATCAGGACAACGTCATAAGGCGCACGTTTTGCTGCCTCTCGGCGTAAAGATTCTAGTTTTCGGGCCTTTCGCTTATGGAAAAGATCATCCGTTCCCATTAAAACTTAAATTCTCCGATGAACGGAAGGGCGCCGTACCGGCCCATAAGGTATCCCTTTTCAAGTGCTTCCTTTTTACGTGGGCTGAAATCACTTAGAGGATAAAGTGTAGTAGCACTTTCCCTGTCCTTTTCCACAAACCAGACTTGATCCCGACGGAAAATATCTGTGTCGAGAATAGAAGTATCATGTGTTGTGAAGATCAGTTGGGCATTATTTTTATTGATTTCTGGATTATGAACAAGATTGATGAGAAACCTCACCATAAGTGGATGAAGGCTCGTATCCAACTCATCAACAAACAGGATGTGGCCTTTAGCCAACACATCCAGCCATGGCCCGGCAAATGCAAAAAGTTTCTGAGTACCATCAGATTCTTCAGGTAATTGAATTGGTATAAGCTCATGTGTATCATGGATTCTATGAAGAAAATTTACAGTAGTAACCTCAGACTCTGCAACAGATTGTGAGGATGCAGATTTAATAACATCAAATTTTACTGATACTTTTTTTACCTTTTGTGTTTGAAGCTCTATATCATGAATGCTCAAATCCGCAGCATTCATGAACTCCATCATTCGTCTTTTGCCTTCCTCTGATGTACACTGATCTATTGAAAATTGCAGATTAATCCCTAAACCAGGCATAATAACAGCAAGCTTCTGCTGAAACCAGTTGAATACCGGTTTGAGCTGTTCGTTATTAAGCTGAATAGCTGTAGAAAGAAACAGGCCATTTTGGCGGGTTGACTTCTGCCAAATATTGCGTAACCGGCCGGTACCCTCAAACTTGCTGCCAAAGCTCCAGTTGTCACTGTTTTTCTGTGAACTAAAAGTTCGTTCAAACCAGTGCTGGGGCCTTCCCTCAGGGAAAGCAATAAGCCATTCATGTGTAACTCTGACATTATTGACTGCAAAACCATATTGATAGCGCACATCGTCCTGATTGAAAATCACTTCAAACTCACTGGATTCCATGCGGTTCTTACTATTAAGCAGAAAGGTAGTTACATTAATTTTTTCTCCTTCCTGCAAAGCTTGTGAAGTCAAAACAAAGTTCTGCATAAAGTACATTGCGCGCATAAGATTGCTCTTGCCTGCTGCATTAGGGCCATAAATTACAGCAGACCTAAGTAGGTATGGCAATGCTGATAAACCCGAAGAAAAGGCATTTTGGTCTTGCAGTTCCGCCCCTGTTCCTGCAACTAAGCTGAGGGTTTGATTTTCTCTAATAGAACGGAAATTTGTTACCTTGAATTCAATAAGCATTTTAATTCCTCAATTAAAGAAATCTTTAAGGCATTATTGCATAAAAAATGCAAAAGTCAAGAGATAATTATGAATTAGCCTGATTTCCAAGTACTTGCCGTATATCTGCCATTATCTCCAGAATCCTCTGTTCCTTCTTAACTATATCGTCCACCAGTCTTTCAGGCGGCAGGTGTTCAAAGTCATCTTTAGAATTAGGATTTTTAATATCCAGATTGTAATTGTTTGATATAACATCTTCAACTTTTACCTTCCATGCCTGGTTACTCTCTTTTCTGTTATTCCACCAGTTGAGGCAGTCTCCAAACTCATCAAACTGTATAGGCTTTGTCTTTGTGTAGTTTTTGCGTCCATCAGGTAAAGGCTGCTCATAATACCAGATCTCTTTTGTTGGCCCGCCCCTGTCAAAAAATAAAAGGTTTGTTGGTATGCCTGTGTACGGGGCAAAGACTCCATTGGGAAGGCGGACAATTGTATGAAGATGAAACTCTTTAAGTAGTTCCTCTTTTATCCTTGCACACACGCCGTCTCCGAACAGCGTTCCGTTTGGTACAATTATTCCACATCGTCCTGGTTTATTACCGGCGACAGGTCTTCTTAATTTTCTCATAATCAGTTGTAAAAACAGCAAGGCTGTTTCAGATGTCTTTTTATCTTCTGGAAAATTATTTTGTATCCCCTTCTCTTCCTCACCTCCAAATGGAGGATTGGTTAATACAATATCAACCCTGTCCTTATCCCCTATCTCATTGAGTGGAAAACACAGGGCATTACCTGAATCTATCCGGGGATATTCAAGGCCATGCAGCATAAGATTCATCTGACAAAGTAGGTATGGGAGCGATTTTGCCTCAATGCCATAAATAGATTCTTCCTGAAGTTTGTTGAAGTCTTCTGTTCTCTTACATTGGGCCTTAAGATGTTCATACGTCTCAACAAGGAAACCGCCTGTACCGCTGGCAGGGTCAAGCACAGTCTCACCCAGGTTTGGATCAATCACCTTTACCATAAACTTTACAACCGCCCTTGGTGTATAAAACTCTCCGGAATCTCCTGCAGTATCCCGCATCTCCTTAAGCATGGATTCGTATAGATAGCCTATAGTGTGAATTTCATCTGAAGATGTGAAGTGAATCCCATTTACCTTATTTAATATGTCCCTAAGCAGGTAGCCATTTAACATCCTGTTATTGAGGCCTTTAAAGACTGTTGCTATCACATCCCGTCTATCGTTTCCGTTTGTCCCCTGAAGTAAGCGGAGATAAGCAAAAAGGCCCAGGCCTCTTTTACCATCAGTACCGATAGCTTCATCATTGTTAATGAAGTCTATGAGGTCATCACCAGTAATTCCGTCTTCTTTTGCTGCCCAATCACGCCAGCGATATGGACGTTCAATAATGGGCTTATATCTCCGTCCCGCAAGTGAGGCCTCTGTTTCATGGAGCAGTTCCATATCATCAAGAAATTTCAAAAACATAACCCATGTCAGCATTGGAAGGCGGTCAAGGTCACCATTCAACCCCTTATCCTTTCTCATGATGTCACGGCACGATTTTATTATTGAACTTAATTGTTGTGCAGTGGTCACTAATACCCTCCATTATGCAGCATATAAAAGATTCTGTATCTTAGTTACTGCCTCTCTTAATCTCTCAACTCCACCAAACTTGTTTGCTATCTCCATGACATTCCCATGCTTTGATATAGGGTCAATTTTCAAGATGTCCGGTATCTTAAACTGTGGGGTGCCATGTTCAATATATTTCTCAAGGAGTTCGTTGAGAATCTGCCTTGCATCAGTATCATACCTTTCCAGAAACTGATTCTCCTCTTTCCTGAGGCGTTCTACACGTTCCCTCCTGCTCCTTTTAGGTGAGTTAAAGGCAAGATTGCACAGGAGGTCAAATGGGTCAACATTCGGGTCACCGGAAACCTTTATTAACTCTTCCAAGGAAATACCCTTCTGTTCCAATGCATTAATGATTGCTGACCTTTCTTCTTCAATACCCCATTTTGACCGTAGTTCTGCGGCAGAAGTGAAGATCTCTTTTACCTTCTCACCCGTATAATCTGTCAGTTTTACAATCCTTAGTTTTTTTCCGTCCGTGCCAAGCTCATAGACAATATCTGCAATTATCTCGACAACAACATTATCAACATAGTATTTTCGCGACAGCTTTTTAGTATCATTCTCCTCACTAATGGATTTATCAACAGGAGTATCTTCTATAGCATCGTACTCTTTCCTTATATCATCCGGTAATATACTTACCGGTTCGCCTACAACTTCACCAATCCGGTTCATCTCCTCTTCAGTAATCAAGGCAGGCTCACCGTCAAATTCGGGGTCTGCAAAGAGTTTTGTGGCGCTCCCCGTGTAATCTATAATTGTAAAATATAGTTTTCCATAGTCATCCCGAACCCTTGTACCTCGCCCAATAATCTGTTTGAAATCTGTCATCGAATTTATGACCTTTACAATAACTACGTTCTTGCAGGTCTGCATATCTACACCTGTTGACAATAGCTTTGAGGTTGTTAAGATGGCAGGTGTCTTTGTCTCCAATTCCTGGAAGCGGCTGAGATGCCCCATTCCAATATCACCCTCCTCAGATACCACACGGCATATATAATCAGGATATTCTTTTACAAGATCTGAGTTGAGATTATTTAATGCCTTCCTCATATCCTCTGCATGTTCCTGATCAACGCAAAATACTATGGTCTTATCAAATCTGTTAGCTTTCTTTAAGTAATCTGTAAGATGTTTTGCTATAGCCTCCGTCCTTGCTTTAATTGATATTATGGTTTCATAGTCACCAGTTGCTCTCATCCCTCGCACTTCCACGGTGGCATTCATCCACTACAATAAGATCAAAAAAATCTCTCGGGTATTCACGGTAAAGGCCCGGCCGCCTCTCGTCTTTGGCAATAGCCTGATAAATGGAAAAATAGATCTCACGACTCTTTATTGCCTCTCCTTCTATCTTCCACCGTGCATCACCAAATGGGGTAAATATCTTATCTTTTGGGTCATCAATCAGAATATTTCTATCGGCAAGGTAAAGCACTTTTGGTCTTCTATACTCACCTGCCTTGTTCCAGCGGTTATTCCATAATTTCCATATTATCTGAAACACGACAACTGTCTTGCCTGTACCTGTTGCCATGTTTAGCAAAACACGTTTTTTACTATTTAAGACAGCCTGAATTGTACGGTTTATTGCAATCTCCTGATAATAACGGGGTGTTTTACCTGAAAGGTGATAACAGGGAGCGGTTATCAAGTTTGAAAAGCTGTCATCTGTAATATTCTCTGCATATCTTATTCTATTCCATAGATCATCCGGAGATGGAAATGTCTCAATTTCCCTTTCTTTTCCTGTTTGATAATCATGTTCTATTATGCCATGTCCATTCGTCGAATAAGCAAACTTTAACCCTAGTATTTCTGCATATTCTTTTGCCTGTTGCAAGCCGTCAGCAGGTTTTTTATATGATGCCTTTGCCTCTACAACAGCAATCATCATATCCCGTTTATATCTCAATATGTAGTCAGCCCGCTTTGGCTTCTTACGGAAACATTTGTCACCAACAACCACTATTCTTCCGTCAGTAAAAGTCTTTTGTTCGCTAATATGGTCATCACTCCATCCGGATGCGTAGAGTTTTGGTAGGACATACCTTCGGCAAGTATCTGCTTCATTTTCAAGCATGTGGTATTCTAATCAATTAGCCTTGGCAGGTCAAATGTAAAAAGGGGACAGATTTATTTTTTGTCCCGTCGCACAGCGGCATTTTACTAAAGCTATCTCTTATGTCAACAATCCATTCCAATAAATAAATCAGTCCCCTTTTCAGTCATTAAACGACAACCTGTTTGCTACATTGAGATATGAGTTCTGATGATTAACTTCCTTTAGTAAACCTCTCCACATACTTCCCAATCATGTCTGCCTCAAGGTTTACCGTGTCACCGATCTTTTTGAGACCGAGTGTTGTTATTTCGGCTGTATGGGGGATAACAGTTACGGAGAACCTTATTCCCTGAACCTCATTTACTGTAAGGCTTATGCCGTCAATTGCAACTGAACCTTTATAGATTAGATATTTCGATACATCCTTAGGGGCTTCAATGGTAAAGATTGATGCATCACTTTTATTAATTATCCCCCTGATTACACCAACACCGTCCACATGGCCTGAAACAAGGTGTCCGCCAAGGCGGTCTGAAAGCCTCATGGGGCGTTCGAGATTGACCCTATCACCGACCCTTAATTTACCAATTCCAGTCTTATCTACTGTCTCCCTTGAGACATCTGCTGAAAATACAGAGCTGTTAAACTCTGTAACCGTCAGACATGCACCGTTTACAGCGATGCTGTCTCCGGTCTTCATGCCTTCCATAACAACCTTAGCTTCTACTGACAGACGTATGCCGCCTGATTGTGACCTGATAGCCTTTATTGTTCCAAGCTCTTCTGTGATTCCGGTAAACATCTTATCTTTTCCTATCCCTGAAAATCCCCATAGCACACCCCCACCCTACCCCTCCCCCGTCAAGGGGGAGGGAATAGAAATTTAGCTCATCATCCCCCTACCCCATAGCATCCTTTGCTTACATGGGGTAGGGAATTTCTAATCTCTTTCTTCTATCTTCTCGCTTCTTATGTCTTCTTACTATTCACTATTCACTGTCTTTTACAGCTCTGCCCCTACCCGTATCCCAAAAATATCCGCCTTTGACTCCGGCTGAAAAACCCTTGATACCTCAGCAGACTTTGCGTATCTCATCTGTTCATAAAAAAGTAAGAGTTGAAGCCTTCCTTTTGCAATCCCGGCCTCCGCATTAAACGATAACTGACCACGTGGATTCAGTGTTACATCAGGTAATGTTGAATCTATCTGACTAAGATGAACACTATTGGTTGTAAAAACCGGGATATTCAGACCGAGACTGCCGAATGGTTTAATACTATTTCCTCTATTTATTTCTCCGCGAACACCGGTGCGTAAATAAAGCGTCTGCCACAGTTCTGTATACCCTACTACAGGTGTCCCTGCTGTTGTCTGTCCATCATTAATTTTTCTCAACCACCAGCGATAACCTCCGCCGAAATAAGGTTCAATTAATATATCATTACCAAGTCTTTTATAAAATCCTTTGTCTGCCTCAACCCTCATTCCTAAATAATCAGTTATGCTGACTGCCTTCTCCCTTGTCTCGATTGTGGACCCGTCATAGTTTATCTTTCCAAGTAATAATTCCCATCCGGTATTTAAGGTTTCTTGTGATGGATAAACTAACTTAGCATCAAAACCAATCCCATATATAAACCCATTTTCTTCAAGTAATTTTCCCCCGTTAAACTCCTGCCATACAAAGTTTTCAGAAAAGGCATAGATTACAATGTAATGTGATTTTTCACCTGAGCCCCCCCCGGCGGGGTTGGAAAACCCCGCCTATCCATGAATAAATTGAGGATAGGCGGGACATTCTTGTCCCGCCTATTTTCTAAAGGGGAATTTAGCTGATCGGCAAAAGAAAGGTCTGAAAAAATAAAGAAAGTTATTATAACTGACATGACCACCATAACAATCTCCCTTTTCAATCCCCCTCCTTGCCGGCTTACCTTCCTTCCCGCCTCTTGTCTTTTCCTTCTTACTTCTAACTTCTAACATCTTACTTCTAAATTCTTACCTCTTACCTCTCACCTATATCCTATCACCATAATATCCTCCCCCAGTCTCCTTATTTTGATATTCTTAAAAAAGATCGAGTCATCAAGTGATTTAGGTGAGGAACCACCGACTACATTTACAGAATCACTTCCGCCGATAATCCTTGGAGAATACATCATTACTACTTTATCAACAATACCTTCACGCAGTGCCGAAGCATTAACACTGGAACCGCCTTCTATCAGTATGCTTGTTATCCCGGATTTCCCGAGAATCGGTATCAGGGATTTGAGGCCGACTTCGCCATCTTCCCTCTCCTCAACAATCATTACCTTAATGCCATTCTTCTCCAGAGCCTCAATCTTGTCCAAAGGAGCCGCTTTTGTAGTAACCACCATAGTTGCCTGTTCTGAGTTCATCCGAGAATCACCCCCCCATGCCCCCCCTTGAACAAAGGGGGGGATTGCCGTTGGCCATTGAGAACCAGAGGAACTTTCCCCCCTTAACAAGGGGGGGATTTTCGTTTTCCTTTTTGAAACACCTGTTTCATGATAGTTCACCTGAAGGACCTTTGCTGTAACCGGTATCCGCAGTTTTGAATCTAATATAATCCTTAACGGCTGCTTACCTTTGCTGTCAATATGTCTCACATTAAGAGAAGGGTCATCAGTGAGGATAGTCCCTATGCCGACCATTACCGCATCAACCATAGCCCTTAACCTGTGTGAGTATCTCCTCGCAACCTTTCCCGTAATCCATCTTGACTCACCTGAAGCGAGGGCTATCTTGCCATCAAGACTTGTTGCGGCCTTCATTATTACATAAGGTATATTTGTGGTTATAAATTTAGAATACATCTCATTCAGCATTGATGCATCTCTCTGCAAAACACCATTCTCAATCTCGATTCCGGCATCTGCAAGTTCTCTTACACCACGGCCATTTACCAATGGATTAGGGTCATTCATACCGATTACAACACGCCTGATTTTTGATTTAATTATTTCTTTTGTACAAGGAGGTGTCCTCTTGTCTGTGTGACAACAGGGTTCAAGATTTACATATAAAGTTGCACCATTGGGGTCAATAGACACATTCTGTAATGCCTCAGCCTCGGCGTGCAACTTTCCGGGCCCCTTATGATACCCCTTCCCTATAATCCACCCATCCTTAACAATGACAGCCCCGACCATTGGATTGGGGCTGGTAATACCTGTCCCTTTTCTGGCAAGGTTAAGGGCAAGCCGCATATATTTTTCATCAGGGGTCATAGTATTTTTTAGAAAGGGTTCAAGGGGTCGAGGGGGTTCGGGGTAAATCCAAAAGACCCCATCCCCACCCTAACCCTCCCCTTGAAGGGGAGGGAATTTTAATTTCACTTCTTGCTTCTTACTTCTACCTTCAGCCTAATTACCTTCAGCCTTCTTGCTTCTCAGAAACGCCTGTGCTGCTGCAAATCTTGCAATAGGGACCCGATAAGGTGAACAGCTTACGTAATCCATACCTGCCCTGTGGCAGAAGTCTATGGACCTGGGGTCTCCGCCGTGTTCACCGCATATCCCGACCTTCATGTTTGTTCTTGAAGAACGCCCCTTTTCTATACCGATCTTTATAAGCTGACCTACCCCTTCCTGGTCAATAGATACAAAGGGGTCTGTATCGAAAATGCCTTTCTCAATATAGAACGGCAGGAACTTTCCTGCGTCATCCCTGCTGAGACCAAGTGTTGTTTGAGTCAGGTCATTTGTACCGAATGAAAAGAACTCTGCTGTCTTTGCAATCTCATCCGCCACAAGGGCAGCCCTCGGGAGTTCAATCATAGTACCTACCTGATATTTCAGTTTAACTTTATAGGCTTTCATTACCTCTTCTGCAACCCTGTCAACCATATCTTTTAACATCACAAGCTCTTTTAAGAAGCCGACAAGAGGTATCATAACCTCAGGCACAACCTTTACACCTTCACATTCAAGTTCACATGCCGCCTCAAATATAGCCCTTGCCTGCATCTCATATATCTCAGGATAGGTAATTCCAAGCCTGCACCCCCTGTGTCCGAGCATAGGATTAAACTCAAACAATGTCTTGTTCTTCGCCATAAGCCTGTCAGCGGGAACACCCATATCCTTTGAAAGCTCTTCTATCTCTGCATCAGTATGAGGAAGAAACTCATGAAGAGGCGGGTCAAGTAATCTTATGGTTACCGGCAGGCCCTTCATAACCCTGAATATCTCAGTAAAGTCCCCCTTCTGAATTGGGAGGAGTTTTGCAAGCGCCTTTTTTCTTCCCTCTATATCATCGGATAATATCATCTCGCGCACAGCCTTGATACGGTGAGGTTCAAAGAACATGTGCTCTGTCCTGCAAAGCCCTATCCCCTCTGCACCGAAGTCCCTTGCTACCTGTGCATCATAAGGCGTATCAGCATTAGCACGGACTTTAAGCGTACGTATCTTATCCACCCATTTCATGATAGTCGCAAAACTCTCACTCAGCTTGGGCTTTATCAGGCTAACCTCTCCGGGTATTACATCACCGGTTGACCCGTTAATAGTAATATAGTCCCCTTCCTTTATAATCTCGTCATTAACCTTAAAGTATTTCTCTTTTTCCTTCACCTGAATATCACTGCATCCGACAACACACGGCTTACCCATCCCCCTGGCAACCACCGCCGCATGTGATGTCATGCCCCCCCTTGATGTCAATATACCCTGTGCCGCATGCATACCTCCTATATCCTCAGGAGATGTCTCCATCCTGACAAGTACACACCGCTCGCCTTCTTTTGCCATCTTTTCTGCATCCTCAGCATTAAATACAGCACGTCCGACAGCCGCCCCAGGAGATGCCGGAAGACCTCTTCCAACAACCTTTACCTTAACATCCGGGTCTATCATTGGATGCAGTAGTTGATCCAACTGTTCAGAATTAATCCTTGAAATCGCTGTCTCCTTATCAATAAGCCCCTCTTCAACCATGTCCACTGCTATCTTGAGTGCCGCCGCCGCTGATCTCTTACCTGTCCTGGTCTGGAGCATGAAGAGAATGCCTTCCTGAATAGTAAACTCAATATCAAGCATGTCTTTGTAATGCTTCTCAAGCTTCTGATAAATTGAAACCAATTCTTTATATGCATCCGGCACTAACTTTTGAAGTTCTTCAATCGGAAAAGGTGTCCTGATTCCGGCAACAACATCTTCCCCCTGAGCATTCATCAGACACTCCCCAAAGAATCTTCTCTCTCCTGAATTCGGATCTCTTGTGAATGCCACCCCTGTACCGGATGTCTCTCCCATGTTTCCAAAGACCATTGCAACTACACTTGCCGCAGTCCCCATGTCATGAGGAAGATTGTGAATCTTTCTATATGTAATAGCCCTCGCCGCATTCCATGAATTAAAGACCGCATTTATTGCCATCATCATCTGCTCTACGGGGTCCATAGGAAATTCCTTGCCGGTCTCTTTTTTAACAAGTTTTTTGTAATGGCTGACAATATCCTTCAGGACATTTGCATCCAAATCCGTATCCTGTTTCAATCTCAGTTCATCCTTCTTCTCCTGAAGGATTTCTTCAAAAAGGTTCCTGTCTATGCCCATAACAACGCTTCCGAACATAGTTATAAAACGGCGGTAGGCATCATACGCAAACCTGTCATTTTTGGATTTTTTTGCAAGCCCAAGAACACTCTTATCATTAAGGCCGACATTAAGAACAGTGTCCATCATTCCAGGCATTGAAACCTTAGCACCTGACCGGACAGAAACAAGAAGAGGATTATCAGAATCGCCGAACTTAATCCCCATATCTTCTTCAACCTTCTTCAGATTCTCAAGCACCTGGTCCCACATCCCTGAAGGATATGCCTCATTGTTTTTGTAATATTCAGTACATGCCTCCGTAGTAATAGTAAATCCTGGAGGGACACGTATACCGAGATTGGTCATCTCTGCAAGCCCCGCACCCTTTCCGCCAAGCAGGTCTTTCATATCCCCGCGCCCATCTGCCTTACCCTTCCCAAAGAAGTAAACGTATTTTTTCGTTGCCATGATAAAATCCTCCTGTTATTAAGATGCAAAAAGCGATATTAAATAACAATAACCCACCATTCCACATTGCAAAACCCATCCCCACCCTAACCCTCCCCTTGAAGGGGAGGGAATTAGCATAACACCCCCTCCCGCAAGGGGAGAGGGAATAAACTTTAACACCCTCTCCCTCAGGGAGAGGGTCCGGGTGAGGGTGGGGTTGTGTAATCCTGAGATAATTCTTCTTACTTCTTGCTTCTAACTTCTTACCTCTTGCGTCTGACTTCTGTCTATGATTGTCCGTTACCACAGCGGCCCCTGAA encodes:
- a CDS encoding restriction endonuclease subunit S, coding for MSKPWPMVPLGEVALPVERPEVLIAGIEYRQIGVKLWGEGAYEREAIDGGQTKYKTLSKVEADDIIVNKIWARSGSIAVVSEQLSGCYGSGEFPTFAPLRDKLEPRWIHWLSKRKDFWERCDEKSRGTSGKNRIRPERFLEIKIPLPPLSEQKYIVARIEELAAKIEEAKGLRQKAVEEAEA
- a CDS encoding RloB domain-containing protein; amino-acid sequence: MGTDDLFHKRKARKLESLRREAAKRAPYDVVLIVCEGAKTEPYYFSGLREYLRLSNANIIIADNTKGSDPLSVVNCALKEFNKYPHYDRVYCVFDRDKHTTYAAALDKIRSTPLKNDAVLNAITSVPCFEIWLLIHYVYTTRSFSTAGGASNCELVVSEVKRHIPGYQKGSRSICAKLSDKVGSAIINAKKLESFHKNNGTDNPSTNVHELVEYLQNLKRNIFEAKL
- a CDS encoding AAA family ATPase produces the protein MLIEFKVTNFRSIRENQTLSLVAGTGAELQDQNAFSSGLSALPYLLRSAVIYGPNAAGKSNLMRAMYFMQNFVLTSQALQEGEKINVTTFLLNSKNRMESSEFEVIFNQDDVRYQYGFAVNNVRVTHEWLIAFPEGRPQHWFERTFSSQKNSDNWSFGSKFEGTGRLRNIWQKSTRQNGLFLSTAIQLNNEQLKPVFNWFQQKLAVIMPGLGINLQFSIDQCTSEEGKRRMMEFMNAADLSIHDIELQTQKVKKVSVKFDVIKSASSQSVAESEVTTVNFLHRIHDTHELIPIQLPEESDGTQKLFAFAGPWLDVLAKGHILFVDELDTSLHPLMVRFLINLVHNPEINKNNAQLIFTTHDTSILDTDIFRRDQVWFVEKDRESATTLYPLSDFSPRKKEALEKGYLMGRYGALPFIGEFKF
- a CDS encoding N-6 DNA methylase codes for the protein MTTAQQLSSIIKSCRDIMRKDKGLNGDLDRLPMLTWVMFLKFLDDMELLHETEASLAGRRYKPIIERPYRWRDWAAKEDGITGDDLIDFINNDEAIGTDGKRGLGLFAYLRLLQGTNGNDRRDVIATVFKGLNNRMLNGYLLRDILNKVNGIHFTSSDEIHTIGYLYESMLKEMRDTAGDSGEFYTPRAVVKFMVKVIDPNLGETVLDPASGTGGFLVETYEHLKAQCKRTEDFNKLQEESIYGIEAKSLPYLLCQMNLMLHGLEYPRIDSGNALCFPLNEIGDKDRVDIVLTNPPFGGEEEKGIQNNFPEDKKTSETALLFLQLIMRKLRRPVAGNKPGRCGIIVPNGTLFGDGVCARIKEELLKEFHLHTIVRLPNGVFAPYTGIPTNLLFFDRGGPTKEIWYYEQPLPDGRKNYTKTKPIQFDEFGDCLNWWNNRKESNQAWKVKVEDVISNNYNLDIKNPNSKDDFEHLPPERLVDDIVKKEQRILEIMADIRQVLGNQANS
- a CDS encoding riboflavin synthase; this translates as MFTGITEELGTIKAIRSQSGGIRLSVEAKVVMEGMKTGDSIAVNGACLTVTEFNSSVFSADVSRETVDKTGIGKLRVGDRVNLERPMRLSDRLGGHLVSGHVDGVGVIRGIINKSDASIFTIEAPKDVSKYLIYKGSVAIDGISLTVNEVQGIRFSVTVIPHTAEITTLGLKKIGDTVNLEADMIGKYVERFTKGS
- the ribD gene encoding bifunctional diaminohydroxyphosphoribosylaminopyrimidine deaminase/5-amino-6-(5-phosphoribosylamino)uracil reductase RibD — encoded protein: MTPDEKYMRLALNLARKGTGITSPNPMVGAVIVKDGWIIGKGYHKGPGKLHAEAEALQNVSIDPNGATLYVNLEPCCHTDKRTPPCTKEIIKSKIRRVVIGMNDPNPLVNGRGVRELADAGIEIENGVLQRDASMLNEMYSKFITTNIPYVIMKAATSLDGKIALASGESRWITGKVARRYSHRLRAMVDAVMVGIGTILTDDPSLNVRHIDSKGKQPLRIILDSKLRIPVTAKVLQVNYHETGVSKRKTKIPPLLRGESSSGSQWPTAIPPFVQGGAWGGDSRMNSEQATMVVTTKAAPLDKIEALEKNGIKVMIVEEREDGEVGLKSLIPILGKSGITSILIEGGSSVNASALREGIVDKVVMMYSPRIIGGSDSVNVVGGSSPKSLDDSIFFKNIKIRRLGEDIMVIGYR
- a CDS encoding pyruvate, phosphate dikinase, with amino-acid sequence MATKKYVYFFGKGKADGRGDMKDLLGGKGAGLAEMTNLGIRVPPGFTITTEACTEYYKNNEAYPSGMWDQVLENLKKVEEDMGIKFGDSDNPLLVSVRSGAKVSMPGMMDTVLNVGLNDKSVLGLAKKSKNDRFAYDAYRRFITMFGSVVMGIDRNLFEEILQEKKDELRLKQDTDLDANVLKDIVSHYKKLVKKETGKEFPMDPVEQMMMAINAVFNSWNAARAITYRKIHNLPHDMGTAASVVAMVFGNMGETSGTGVAFTRDPNSGERRFFGECLMNAQGEDVVAGIRTPFPIEELQKLVPDAYKELVSIYQKLEKHYKDMLDIEFTIQEGILFMLQTRTGKRSAAAALKIAVDMVEEGLIDKETAISRINSEQLDQLLHPMIDPDVKVKVVGRGLPASPGAAVGRAVFNAEDAEKMAKEGERCVLVRMETSPEDIGGMHAAQGILTSRGGMTSHAAVVARGMGKPCVVGCSDIQVKEKEKYFKVNDEIIKEGDYITINGSTGDVIPGEVSLIKPKLSESFATIMKWVDKIRTLKVRANADTPYDAQVARDFGAEGIGLCRTEHMFFEPHRIKAVREMILSDDIEGRKKALAKLLPIQKGDFTEIFRVMKGLPVTIRLLDPPLHEFLPHTDAEIEELSKDMGVPADRLMAKNKTLFEFNPMLGHRGCRLGITYPEIYEMQARAIFEAACELECEGVKVVPEVMIPLVGFLKELVMLKDMVDRVAEEVMKAYKVKLKYQVGTMIELPRAALVADEIAKTAEFFSFGTNDLTQTTLGLSRDDAGKFLPFYIEKGIFDTDPFVSIDQEGVGQLIKIGIEKGRSSRTNMKVGICGEHGGDPRSIDFCHRAGMDYVSCSPYRVPIARFAAAQAFLRSKKAEGN